One window of Fusobacterium polymorphum genomic DNA carries:
- a CDS encoding OmpA family protein yields MKKLFTLKLFGVLLLLILSATSFTSTFTTKKMRANSIRINALEINKMEALKEEPPEEMTIVLDDRALNFDFDKSFVKPQYDEMLTNLKEFITKNDYEVTIVGHTDYIASNEYNMGLSKRRAEAVKAKLIELGLDPSRIVETVARGEEEPVADNSTTEGRAKNRRVEFKLVKRGAKEINSEESRVIEVKKEEAKTEN; encoded by the coding sequence ATGAAAAAGTTATTTACATTAAAATTGTTTGGGGTACTATTATTATTAATACTTTCAGCAACATCGTTTACATCCACATTTACTACAAAAAAAATGAGAGCAAATTCCATAAGAATAAATGCATTAGAGATTAATAAAATGGAGGCATTGAAAGAAGAGCCACCAGAAGAAATGACAATAGTTTTAGATGATAGAGCATTAAATTTTGACTTTGATAAGTCATTTGTGAAGCCACAATATGATGAAATGCTAACAAATTTGAAAGAATTTATTACAAAAAATGATTATGAAGTAACAATAGTAGGGCATACAGACTATATAGCAAGTAATGAATATAATATGGGACTATCAAAAAGAAGAGCAGAAGCAGTAAAAGCAAAATTAATTGAGTTAGGACTAGATCCTAGTAGAATAGTAGAAACTGTTGCAAGAGGTGAAGAAGAACCAGTAGCAGATAATAGTACAACAGAAGGAAGAGCAAAGAATAGAAGGGTTGAATTTAAATTAGTAAAAAGAGGGGCTAAAGAAATAAATTCAGAAGAAAGTAGGGTAATTGAAGTAAAAAAAGAAGAAGCTAAAACTGAAAATTAA
- a CDS encoding M20 family metallopeptidase: protein MKELLNKYIDSISSEILAMADSIFDDPELGLNEFRAMKKITDFLEKNNFEVEKNIYGFETAFRAKYTSGKGGINIGLLCEYDALEGLGHACAHHMQGPSIIATAVALKEVLKDYDFNIIVYGTPAEETLGAKVAMDKKGAFRDIDVALMMHGSPMTTTDVKSMALSNFDIIFHGVSSHAALAPENGRSALDGLLILFQGIEFLREHVKEDTKMHYTIVDAGGPANVVPKYAKAKVSLRSYDRKYLDDVVRRFKKVVEGAAMMTETTCEIIETKSLDSKIPVLSLNRILMENAEFVNAPRIQAPRERTGSTDFGNVMYKVPGSCIRIAFVPLGTSSHSDTFIECGKNEDAHKAILLASKILADSVYDLLSKPELMKEVQEEFKKNKEAKI from the coding sequence ATGAAAGAATTATTAAATAAATATATAGATAGTATTTCAAGTGAAATTTTAGCTATGGCAGATTCAATTTTTGATGATCCAGAACTAGGCTTAAATGAGTTTAGAGCTATGAAAAAAATAACAGATTTTTTAGAAAAAAATAATTTTGAAGTGGAAAAAAATATTTATGGTTTTGAAACAGCTTTTAGAGCAAAGTATACTTCTGGAAAAGGAGGTATAAATATTGGTTTACTTTGTGAATATGATGCACTTGAAGGATTAGGACATGCTTGTGCTCATCATATGCAAGGGCCTTCTATTATTGCAACAGCAGTAGCATTGAAAGAAGTTTTAAAAGATTATGATTTTAATATTATTGTATATGGAACACCAGCAGAAGAAACATTAGGAGCTAAAGTAGCTATGGATAAAAAAGGAGCATTTAGAGATATAGATGTGGCTCTTATGATGCATGGTTCTCCTATGACTACAACTGATGTTAAATCTATGGCTCTTTCAAATTTTGATATTATATTTCATGGTGTTTCTTCCCATGCAGCATTAGCACCAGAAAATGGTAGAAGTGCCTTAGACGGTTTATTAATCTTGTTTCAGGGAATAGAATTTTTAAGAGAACATGTAAAGGAAGATACAAAAATGCATTATACTATTGTTGATGCAGGAGGTCCAGCAAATGTTGTTCCAAAATATGCAAAAGCAAAAGTTAGTTTAAGATCTTATGATAGAAAATATCTAGATGATGTTGTAAGAAGATTTAAAAAAGTGGTTGAGGGTGCAGCTATGATGACTGAAACTACTTGTGAAATTATAGAAACAAAGTCACTTGATAGCAAAATCCCTGTTTTATCTTTGAATAGGATATTAATGGAAAATGCTGAGTTTGTAAATGCACCAAGAATACAAGCTCCAAGAGAAAGAACAGGTTCAACTGACTTTGGAAATGTAATGTATAAAGTGCCAGGCTCTTGTATAAGAATAGCCTTTGTCCCATTGGGAACTTCATCTCATTCAGATACATTTATAGAATGTGGAAAAAATGAAGATGCCCATAAAGCAATTTTACTTGCTTCAAAGATTTTAGCAGATAGTGTTTATGACTTACTTTCTAAACCTGAACTTATGAAAGAAGTACAGGAAGAATTTAAGAAAAATAAAGAGGCAAAAATATAG